Proteins encoded within one genomic window of Desulfovibrio sp. X2:
- a CDS encoding glycosyltransferase family 39 protein, with the protein MLKNTLRFIWELARSRPYIFLLVVLTLQALPMIAGHRGLWFSDEVRYAGAFREMLNGHWLVLHLNGEMYPDKPPVYFWFLGLVSLFTGKATPTMFYLGATISAAIYLLASCVLSRAVAKEGKDVTLLSGLILLSTYYFIGLSQYSRMDLLFAAFIMASQACLYLGTRDDEPSRLVPLGFLFCALATLTKGPFGLAFPLLAIVIFLAWTGRLGRLARRDAGIGALILLVILAAWAGGSRLVEGPAYLQNIFHKQIYERALHSWHHEEPWWHYLATLPLVWLPWTMILFCLPWKRLTLERMIDIWGARREAGGKTFLWVVFLSEFLLLSSVQTKIVIYALPLFAPAAILMAGALFDLSEARSRRFWSLSAAVMALLALAVPFFEVGSPWPIPVGGTGVVFLCLGLTAFVLWRLRGAEMRLAALALCVGVTVSLVPLGLMTIPSLDAAMSPKAQALAMKEYVERGYAPAAFNVYAGIYTFYADTDYFETQDVKAMAAFLAEHPTAVVAFKKKDYLAYKDDFPPMRVVQEQWIVDRPYVLVVKDSVAQAGTTAEPAADEAGAALGEEAAKAEQPEAAAREKADETAGQPADQKVEKPAEQTPEQSPAQTSESPAAQ; encoded by the coding sequence ATGCTCAAAAACACCCTGCGCTTCATCTGGGAGCTGGCACGCAGCCGCCCCTACATCTTCCTCCTGGTCGTCCTGACCCTGCAGGCCCTGCCCATGATCGCCGGGCACAGGGGCCTGTGGTTCTCCGACGAAGTGCGCTACGCCGGCGCCTTCAGGGAGATGCTGAACGGCCACTGGCTCGTGCTGCACCTGAACGGCGAGATGTACCCGGACAAGCCGCCCGTCTACTTCTGGTTCCTCGGGCTCGTCTCGCTCTTCACGGGCAAGGCCACGCCGACCATGTTCTACCTCGGGGCCACGATCTCGGCCGCGATCTATCTCCTGGCAAGCTGCGTTCTCTCCCGCGCGGTGGCCAAGGAAGGCAAGGACGTCACCCTGCTCTCGGGGCTCATCCTGCTCTCCACCTACTACTTCATCGGCCTCTCGCAGTACTCGCGCATGGACCTGCTGTTCGCGGCCTTCATCATGGCCTCGCAGGCCTGCCTCTACCTCGGCACGCGCGACGACGAGCCCTCTCGCCTCGTGCCCCTGGGCTTTTTGTTCTGCGCCCTGGCCACCCTGACCAAGGGCCCCTTCGGCCTGGCCTTCCCGCTGCTCGCCATCGTCATCTTCCTGGCCTGGACCGGACGTCTCGGGCGCCTCGCACGCCGGGACGCGGGCATCGGCGCCCTCATCCTGCTCGTCATCCTCGCGGCCTGGGCCGGGGGCTCGCGCCTCGTCGAAGGCCCGGCCTACCTGCAGAACATCTTCCACAAGCAGATCTACGAGCGCGCCCTGCACTCCTGGCACCACGAGGAGCCCTGGTGGCACTACCTGGCCACCCTGCCCCTGGTCTGGCTGCCCTGGACAATGATCCTCTTCTGCCTGCCCTGGAAGCGGCTCACGCTCGAGCGCATGATCGACATCTGGGGCGCGCGGCGCGAGGCAGGCGGCAAGACCTTCCTGTGGGTCGTCTTCCTCTCCGAGTTCCTCCTGCTCTCCTCGGTGCAGACCAAGATCGTCATTTACGCCCTGCCCCTCTTCGCCCCGGCGGCCATCCTCATGGCCGGGGCGCTGTTCGACCTCTCCGAGGCGCGCTCGCGCCGCTTCTGGTCGCTGTCCGCCGCGGTCATGGCCCTGCTGGCCCTGGCCGTGCCCTTCTTCGAGGTCGGCAGCCCGTGGCCCATCCCGGTGGGCGGCACGGGCGTGGTCTTCCTCTGCCTCGGCCTCACCGCCTTCGTGCTCTGGCGCCTGCGCGGCGCCGAGATGCGGCTCGCGGCCCTGGCGCTCTGCGTGGGCGTGACCGTGAGCCTCGTGCCGCTCGGCCTCATGACCATCCCGTCGCTCGACGCGGCCATGAGCCCCAAGGCCCAGGCCCTGGCCATGAAGGAATACGTCGAGCGCGGCTACGCGCCCGCGGCCTTCAACGTCTACGCGGGGATCTACACCTTCTACGCGGACACGGACTACTTCGAGACCCAGGACGTCAAGGCCATGGCGGCCTTCCTGGCCGAGCACCCCACGGCCGTGGTGGCCTTCAAGAAGAAGGACTACCTGGCGTACAAGGACGACTTCCCGCCCATGCGCGTGGTGCAGGAGCAGTGGATCGTGGACCGGCCCTACGTGCTGGTGGTCAAGGACAGCGTCGCGCAGGCCGGAACCACGGCCGAACCGGCCGCCGACGAGGCGGGCGCGGCCCTGGGCGAGGAGGCCGCGAAGGCGGAGCAGCCCGAGGCGGCGGCCCGCGAAAAGGCCGACGAAACGGCCGGGCAGCCTGCCGACCAGAAGGTCGAGAAACCGGCCGAACAGACGCCGGAGCAGTCGCCCGCACAGACATCCGAATCCCCCGCGGCGCAGTAA
- a CDS encoding motility associated factor glycosyltransferase family protein, producing the protein MKLYHFLKDNLDVIKEMNPALHSWLWSQRYDMQTLEKSVFHNAHGALDWRMQNGQGMFDPVPPTAWYGKWTYGENVDKSATVIIGCNVGYGLNHVLTATPPSHKIVVLEPRPEMLLACLGQTDYTPFLREKRLHFIPPLESAVQEAVRHLDLQFLFGRVILREDTPSKQLGPEYSHWLLRCRARMESFSVEMTTLRLRQDVMVGNELKNFSRAAGDGSLMPLKGTGSGLTGVIFGAGPSLDVNAAHFRDRSPDALYVTSLQALPALQRQGIRPHFCLAIDYSEGMRAVYSRLDKEAARNVPLIYSTKLDPVALAEYPGPTIPLWTLGGLSTFVFNGRELVLDAGGNVGVTMLRLLCWMGMERILLVGQDFACPGDTTHAGGHHGKADAASVSRIYNVKVKDIAGREILTSPQLLAARRDVEDDLSRTTIKAYNLYGGGSPIKGAANVTWAEVCGQKLLESSPENLENLMAAMKKARTPAPRPVFEARARAWSSSLRNVEKRLEKLFKKLDKNQAAVNQLLGQVEVFVKQDPLYTPYLFNEIMDLAGLVRARSRYELRDMAEIRSLFKRIVAKVREMDRYLGQGSAHAA; encoded by the coding sequence ATGAAGCTCTACCACTTCCTCAAGGACAATCTCGACGTCATCAAGGAGATGAACCCCGCGCTGCACTCCTGGCTGTGGTCGCAGCGCTACGACATGCAGACCCTCGAGAAGAGCGTCTTCCACAACGCCCACGGCGCGCTGGACTGGCGCATGCAGAACGGCCAGGGGATGTTCGATCCCGTGCCGCCGACGGCCTGGTACGGCAAGTGGACCTACGGCGAGAACGTGGACAAGAGCGCCACGGTGATCATCGGCTGCAACGTGGGCTACGGCCTGAACCACGTGCTCACGGCCACGCCGCCCTCGCACAAGATCGTGGTCCTCGAGCCCCGTCCCGAAATGCTCCTGGCCTGCCTGGGCCAGACCGACTACACCCCCTTCCTGCGCGAAAAGCGCCTGCACTTCATCCCGCCGCTGGAGAGCGCGGTCCAGGAGGCGGTGCGCCACCTGGACCTGCAGTTCCTCTTCGGCCGGGTCATCCTGCGCGAGGACACCCCGAGCAAGCAGCTCGGCCCCGAATACTCCCACTGGCTGCTGCGCTGCCGCGCGCGCATGGAGAGCTTCTCCGTGGAGATGACCACGCTGCGGCTCCGCCAGGACGTGATGGTCGGCAACGAGCTCAAGAACTTCTCCCGCGCCGCGGGCGACGGCTCGCTCATGCCGCTCAAGGGCACGGGCTCCGGCCTCACGGGCGTGATCTTCGGCGCCGGTCCCTCCCTGGACGTCAATGCCGCGCATTTCCGCGACCGGTCCCCGGACGCCCTCTACGTGACCTCGCTGCAGGCCCTGCCCGCTTTGCAGCGCCAGGGCATCCGCCCCCACTTCTGCCTGGCCATCGACTACTCGGAAGGCATGCGCGCGGTCTATTCGCGCCTGGACAAGGAAGCGGCCCGCAACGTGCCGCTCATCTACTCCACCAAGCTCGACCCCGTCGCGCTGGCCGAATACCCCGGCCCCACCATCCCCCTGTGGACGCTCGGCGGACTGTCCACCTTCGTCTTCAACGGCCGCGAGCTGGTGCTGGACGCGGGCGGCAACGTGGGCGTGACCATGCTGCGCCTGCTCTGCTGGATGGGCATGGAGCGCATCCTGCTCGTGGGCCAGGACTTCGCCTGCCCGGGCGACACCACCCACGCCGGAGGCCACCACGGCAAGGCCGACGCCGCGAGCGTGAGCAGGATCTACAACGTCAAGGTCAAGGACATCGCCGGGCGCGAGATCCTCACCTCCCCCCAGCTCCTGGCCGCGCGCCGCGACGTGGAGGACGACCTCTCCCGCACCACGATCAAGGCCTACAACCTCTACGGCGGCGGCTCGCCCATCAAGGGCGCGGCCAACGTGACCTGGGCCGAGGTCTGCGGGCAGAAGCTGCTCGAAAGCTCCCCGGAGAACCTGGAAAACCTCATGGCGGCCATGAAGAAGGCGCGCACGCCCGCCCCCAGGCCGGTCTTCGAGGCCAGGGCCAGGGCCTGGTCGAGCTCGCTGCGCAACGTGGAGAAACGTCTGGAGAAGCTCTTCAAGAAGCTCGACAAGAACCAGGCGGCGGTCAACCAGCTGCTCGGGCAGGTCGAGGTCTTCGTGAAGCAGGATCCCCTGTACACGCCCTACCTCTTCAACGAGATCATGGACCTGGCGGGCCTCGTGCGCGCCCGCAGCCGCTACGAGCTGCGCGACATGGCCGAGATCAGGAGCCTGTTCAAGCGCATCGTGGCCAAGGTCCGCGAGATGGACCGCTACCTGGGGCAGGGCTCGGCGCACGCCGCCTGA